The following coding sequences lie in one Numida meleagris isolate 19003 breed g44 Domestic line chromosome Z, NumMel1.0, whole genome shotgun sequence genomic window:
- the TMEM175 gene encoding endosomal/lysomomal potassium channel TMEM175 isoform X3 — MTFLIVTVAWAAHVRLFQVIELIDDVLALLNLACMMIITFLPYTFSLMASFPEVPFGIFLFSVCAVVIGLIQAVIVVYGFYHPHLLNQQIQVSENQNFYKRHILKIILRGPVLCFLAAIFSFFFIPLSYLLLGLVIVFPHLSRFITWCKTKIVGHRDEEEASYSLETFSFYLSEPLSKERVEAFSDGVYAIVATLLILDICEDNVPDPREVGEKFHGSLLEALSEYGPNYLAYFGSFVTIGLLWFVHHSLFLYVTKATRLMGLLNILSLAFIGGLPLAYQLTSEFAEKSHNEIEAIQVSCVITFFASIFQFAIWTTALLHERETLHPFARYGGKEHAFMFAKLALYPCVSLGAFFLTCLLSEFSTEIFHLMQIVIPFAFLALRIFVRISLTLIKSVMSLSRQKVVLLEEEEACLSPAETHS; from the exons GTTGTTCCAAGTGATAGAGCTTATAGATGATGTCCTTGCTCTTCTAAATCTG gctTGTATGATGATCATAACTTTCTTGCCATACACA TTTTCCTTAATGGCCTCCTTTCCAGAGGTACCTTTTGGAATTTTCCTGTTCAGTGTCTGTGCTGTTGTCATTGGCCTCATACAG GCTGTGATAGTAGTGTATGGATTCTATCACCCACACTTATTGAATCAACAGATACAGGtgtctgaaaatcagaatttctaTAAACGTCAcatcttaaagatcatcctaAGAGGACCGGTATTATGCTTTTTAGCAGCCATCTTTTCgtttttctttattcccttG tCTTACTTACTTCTTGGGCTCGtcattgtttttcctcatctcAGTCGATTCATCACATGGTGTAAAACCAAAATTGTAG gtcaCAGAGATGAAGAGGAGGCAAGCTATAGCTTAGAAACATTTAGTTTTTATCTCAGTGAGCCACTGAGTAAGGAACGGGTAGAAGCATTCAGTGATGGAGTCTATGCTATTGTAGCAACCTTGCTCATTTTGGATATATG TGAAGACAATGTTCCTGATCCAAGAGAAGTTGGGGAGAAGTTTCATGGAAGCCTTCTTGAAGCTTTAAGTGAATATGGACCAAACTATCTTGCCTACTTTGGCTCTTTTGTGACAATTGGTCTCTTGTGGTTTGTCCATCACTCACTTTTCCTGTATGTAACAAAAGCTACACGATTAATGGGGCTGCTTAATATACTTTCATTGGCTTTCATTGGTGGTCTTCCGCTGGCTTACCAGCTGACCAGTGAATTTGCAGAGAAGTCACACAATGAAATAGAAGCCATTCAGGTCAGCTGTGTTATTACTTTCTTTGCCAGCATATTTCAGTTCGCAATATGGACTACAGCCCTCCTCCATGAAAGGGAAACATTGCATCCTTTTGCTAGATATGGTGGCAAGGAGCATGCCTTCATGTTTGCCAAGCTGGCTCTCTATCCTTGTGTGAGCCTTGGAGCCTTCTTTCTAACATGCTTGTTAAGTGAATTTAGCACAGAAATTTTCCATCTTATGCAGATTGTAAtcccatttgcttttcttgccttGCGCATTTTTGTTAGAATTTCTTTAACGCTCATAAAGTCTGTGATGTCTCTTTCAAGACAGAAGGTTGTATTGTTAGAAGAAGAGGAGGCATGTTTGTCTCCTGCTGAAACGCACTCATAA
- the ATP5I gene encoding ATP synthase subunit e, mitochondrial, with protein sequence MIPPVQVSPLIKFTRYSALLVGMIYGKKRYDYLKPIAEEERRIEAEEKKKREELERIAKQLAEASEDSILK encoded by the exons ATGATCCCGCCGGTGCAGGTCTCGCCCCTCATCAAG TTCACCCGGTACTCGGCGCTGTTGGTGGGGATGATCTACGGCAAGAAGCGATACG ACTACCTAAAGCCTATTGctgaggaggagagaaggatAGAGGcggaggagaaaaagaagcgCGAGGAGCTCGAGCGGATTGCAAAGCAGCTGGCGGAAG cATCCGAGGattccattttgaaatga